A genomic segment from Nicotiana tabacum cultivar K326 chromosome 7, ASM71507v2, whole genome shotgun sequence encodes:
- the LOC107808274 gene encoding cytochrome c-like, whose protein sequence is MATFEEAPAGIPKAGEKIFKTKCAQCHTVDKGAGHKQGPNLNGLFGRQSGTTPGYSYSAANKNMAVIWGENTLYEYLLNPKKYIPGTKMVFPGLKKPQERADLIAYLKESTA, encoded by the exons ATGGCAACGTTCGAGGAAGCACCAGCAGGTATTCCCAAAGCCGGAGAGAAAATCTTCAAAACCAAGTGCGCTCAGTGTCACACCGTCGATAAAGGCGCTGGTCACAAACAAG GGCCAAACTTGAACGGGCTCTTTGGAAGACAATCTGGtacaactccaggttactcttacTCTGCTGCAAATAAGAATATGGCTGTGATCTGGGGAGAGAACACATTATATGAATACTTGCTCAATCCGAAGAAG TATATTCCTGGGACGAAAATGGTCTTCCCTGGGTTGAAGAAGCCACAGGAGCGTGCAGATCTTATAGCTTATCTGAAGGAATCAACTGCATGA